The genomic stretch GCGCACCGGCTCCGCCACAACCACTAGCCCCGCACGGCCATAAAACCGCGCCGCGCCCCCTTGCCGCCCCCGCGTACCGGGCCCGGTGGCCAGCGCGGCCCTCAGGAAGTCGGGGGAGGCGGCTCTTCCGGCGGGAGGCCCGCGGGCACGGCGGGAGTTGTAGTCCAGCCCCCGCAGGCCTCCGGGAGGGCGGGCTCCACAGCtcggcccgccgcgccccggggccctCGCCCGCCTCCCACCTCGCAGCGCAGGGGAGCGAgcggcgccggcggggcggggcaggaggagggcCAGGGCCCGGGcgagggccagggccagggctaGGACTACATTTCCCGCCGCCCCCCAGAGGGCCGGGGCGGTACAAAGCGGGCGCTACCTGTCCCGGCAGGTGAGCGCCAGCAGGTGAGCGGGGCGGCTGGTCGGGACGGGGGCCCCGCGGCTGCCGAGGGCTGGGTCGGGGCGGcgccttctcttcctcctttctgctcCCCCGCCGCAGGCCCGCCTGGGACCCGCGATGCCTTTCCCCGGCTCCGGCGCGGACGATGCCTTCGACTACCTCTTCAAGATCATCCTGATCGGGGACTCCAACGTGGGCAAGACCTGCGTGGTGCACCGCTTCAAGACGGGGCAGTACAACGAGAAGCAGCAGAACACCATCGGTGTCGACTTCACCGTGCGCTCCATGGACATCGATGGCAAGAAAGTGAAGGTGGGCGGCGGGAGCCAGCCCGGGCCCTCGGTGGCCAGCGCCGAACGCCCGCCAGCGCCGTgcgggcccggggcagcgggggctgcgCCGCATCTGCTGCTCGGCCCCGCTGAGGGCAGCGGCTACGAGCCGGCCGCCTttcaggcagggctgctgccGAGGGGAGCCTTCTCCTCAGAAGGACGCCCTGGGGGAGGCAGTCACTCTAATCTGGGCTCGTACTCGCCCTCGTGGCTTGTCTGGCTCTGCCTGCGGGGAGTTGCCTGAAAGCCGGCTCTGGCTTGGAGGGGGTGtctcttctctccctcaaagatGTGGGGGTTTGGGCTGGAACACTGAGGAGAGGAAAATTTCTAGTTTGCAAAGGCTTTGCTTTGATGTGTGCTCGATTTGAGGGAAGATGAAGACTTTTAAGACAAGTATCAGAAGGAAATGCTTATTTCTGTGTGCAAATGAAAGTTCAGATGCCTGCTCTTCACACAGCTGTGCTCTGCCTAGCCCTGCATCAGGGCTTCTTAACTCCTCTTCCTTTCCTATTAAGAGGCTGTAATGCTCCATGTCTTTTAGTACAGTTGCTGCAATTAGGTTCTTGGCCTCTTTGTAAAGCTGGGGTTACCCTTGCAGCTTTCTCTTTGGTCTGTGTAGATTGTCCTTACAGGCATGTTAAATGTCTCTTCAGATCTAGAGAGGGCAAAGCCACACCTCGGTGTGGTAGAGTGAGCTGGGACAGGTCTAGCAGCCCCCTAGACAAGGGGTTTCAAAGGTGTAGATGCTGATGCCACACACCTAGAAAGGGGCATTTGCTGGTCTTTACAACTTGTATCCTTTCTCTTACAGATCCAAGTGTGGGACACAGCTGGTCAAGAACGGTTCCGGACAATAACACAGTCTTATTACAGGAGTGCCCACGGGGCCATCCTTGCCTATGACCTTACTAGGAGGTCCACATTTGAATCCATTCCTCACTGGATTCATGAAATTGAAAAGTATGGTGCTGCAAACTTGGTCATGATGTTAATTGGTAGGAATCTAATTTTCAGTATTATGTAGCTTTTTTAAtgtgtgtaaaaaaaacccttcacttTCCCACCACTACTTAAAGCATCTATAAACTATGCATTAAAGAAGAATGTAGTTTTAGTTAAACAAGATCAGAAAGAGTATCAATTTGGCCTAAGCTTAAAAAATGAGGAAAGTCACAGCATAGTCCTGACAGGACCAAGCCCATTACAGACAGCGAAAACTTTTTACTTGTTCCTTTCGTGCTGGAGTAATGCAACAAGCTTGCTGTTAGTCTAGCAAGCATGGACGACCTTACTGAGGTTAGAATTGCAGTTGAGTCTGACCCTGTACTCCTGATGTGCTGGAATTTAGCAGCTCAGTAATTCAAGATGAAGGGGACAGAGCAACACAACTCCTCGTTCTCATCTTTCCTCTCTGTTCTTTTGATATGCATGCGCATTGCTCTGTAATGGGACTCGGATCAGGTAAGACAGTAGATGGGGACGTGGCTTTTGCAGAGCATGAAGTTGTTGCTTGTGTTCCTCCTCCTTGTTTATTCCACTAGGAAACTTTGCCTCTTGCGGAACGGAATGGATAGAAATTGCTAAGAACGGAGCTGGTAGGAAGCAGTGTGGTTCTTTCCCTTTGTGTTTCAGGTTATTATTGCTCTTCTCTCTGCCAAGGAAGAAGCTGCAAATGAGAGAACTAGGGTAGTAAAATGACAGAGCCTTTCTTTACATTCCACTGCGCCTGCTGTTCCGCTGTGGCACCGTGCCGAGCAGCGCGTGCAGCAGCCAGACTGGCTCTTGAGGACGGGCAGCCCAGAGCCCCACAGCGCAGCAGGCATGGGGCCtaagctgctgctcctgctcctagCAAGTTACTTAACTGCTGCTGTGGTGGTTCTGCCTCTGAAGAAACAAATTCTGACCTGCCTGTAACTGTAGTGCTtggaagggggggcgggggggtaaGGGGAAGAATTGTCACTAAACTTTAGCAGAGTTTTTAAACTTTTCTCATTAATCTAAAGAACAAGgcctgtctgtgtgtgtggtCAGGGCTGGTGTtggatggtttgggtttttttttaagaaagaagttCTGAAATTggtaaaaataaagcttttgccAAGGATCCAGCTTGGTGCTTTCTTCCAAAGCTGGTGCTGTTTGCTTTACTTACTTTAGCAGGAAGTCTTTGTACATTTAATTACACATAGTCATGTTATACACCTTGCTAGTTAACCACACTAGAAAGATGTACAACATGACTATGTGTAATTAATTTAAAGttcaaaaaaatctttcccaCCTGAAAATGAAGGGGAGGTTCCtcttaaaaaggcaaataacCCTCAAGCAaagtggtttttttgggggttgtggttttcttttggggggtgggttgtttgggttttctttccttttagaaAAACTGAAAGGGACATAATGGGAGGGGAGTTGGCTTATATATGCTTCAAATTCAGATCTTGAATTTGATGAAGGGTTGTCTTGAAACTATGAATGTAGACTTCAGCCAGGTACTTCAAGTACCAGAACTGATGATAATTTCATATGTGCTGTAACTACTTAAATACACAAAGGTGTATTTAACATCTGAGGTGTTTCATGACTTCTGACATATTTTGACTAAACTGCTTCAAGTAAAAATTTAAGCTAGACATGTAGAAACTTTAAGTATACATTTTAAACATTAAGATAGCTGGTGTGAATTCTTGTCTTTTTCAACATCATCTTAAAATTATTGACTTGTACAAATAGGTCATGTTAAAATCTGATTAACAGTTGAGCAGATTCTTCCTGGGTTTTAGTGGGGGTTTTCTTGAGGAGATATGCTATAGGCTAACAACATTCCAGATCTTCAGAGCTGAGCATCCACTCTGAGATGCATCAAGGTAGCTTGACAATAGCATAACATGTGTGGCTTCCATTGAAGGTTGAGTGAGGAATAAAACTTTTTGCAACAttgctttcttttgctgtgtGCAGTCACTGTAGCTGCAAGATCTGTatcttttttcaaatatttaacttAAATGCTACTTACTGTTTAAAAAGACTAGGGAATAGGGACGAACAGTTGCTTCCAAATAATCTTCTGGCACTATTACCTACAGCAAGTAATTAGATGAACACaggttttcagtttttgtttggattttaacTTGTTTGATATCATATGATACTGCAGTTTTGATCCACATTCTATGTTTGTAGCTCTGATGTGCTCACATCTTGGTTTTTCTAGTAACTCCTGTTCCTAAAAGATCTAGTGTTTAAACAAAATAGAATTCTTGTATTGCATTTAAAGATTAATGTTTGAGAGACTAAATTACTGAATTATCTATTTGCGTTCTTTTAAGGGAACAAGTCAGATTCGCTGGATAAGCGCCAAGTCCTGTTTGAAGATGCCTGCACGTTGGCAGAGAAACACGGGCTCCTAGCTGTACTGGAGACATCAGCAAAAGAAGCTCAAAACGTAGAAGAGGTGTTCATGTTAATGGCTAAGGAGCTAATAGCCCGAAATACCTTACAGCTTCACGGAGAGAACCCTCCAAACAGCATCTATCTTGATTCCAGGCCGGTGATTGCCAGCCCAAGTGTGGAGAAGACTCAGTGCCTCTGTTAGAGATTTCAGGAAGAACTTGGAAGTTGTCATTCTCCTGAGGCtgtttgatttcattttattgaATTGATGGAAGTGTGCTATGTGGCCTCAAGCTGTCTCTCTTGATACCTCTGCCTTGCAGTTTGGCTTGCAAGTATCTTCAGAGATTGTTGATGCTGTTGGTAGCGCAGGTTGCTTTGAACACGGCAGCTGATACTTTAACAGAAACATCTGAGCTGAGAGGACTTGCGAAGCTGCTAGACCTTGCCTTAACCAAAGAGAATTGTAAAAATTACTGCCTTTAATTATGACCTTAAATGATTTTCTGGCTGTGTCTGAAGATAAATTTGCACCAGAGCTCTGCATTGGTTTGACCCTCCTAAGCTATGTTGTTTGTTCTAGCGTAAGCACTTTACTCTTTGCCAGTAGCTTTAAAAAGTCTGACAAGTGCTTTCACGGCACTAACCCACTGCTGCTTAAACTGTCATTTAGGGGTGGTCCCGATGTGAGACATGTAGCCACCCATCCCAATGAATTTAGTAACATTGGTGAAAGAGGCCATGATTTCACAGCTGCACTGACTTCCTCACCAGACAAACCTGGAGACATCCCTGGGGTTTCATAGTGGGTAGAGTATGATACACCAGGGTCTCAACCCTTTTCCTGGGGTGAGAAAAGTTGTCTTTCACTTTGCACTCTACCAGTTGTTTCCAGTAGTGATCTCTGTCTTGCTACATAGACTTGCTAGATGTAGTGATGCTTCTAAGGCAGCAGTAATGGCCTAAATCAATGCTGGGATGAAAGGATGTTTTCCTCCCCCAACTCCTGTCTTGCTTTTGATGTGCTCATTTTAATCAAAAGCCTTCTGTAGTTAGTGTGATGGGCCAGTGGCAGCTTGAGAGTATGCCTGTAACTTTCAAGTGTGAAGAAGAGATTCAAGCTCCTGTAAGACTCAGCAAGGGGTAAGATGGTTTAATCATGTAACCTCACCTTACAGCTGTAGGGGAATGGTATGGAGCATACCAGAAAGTTATCCCTAGGCAAGTATGTATGTTACTGCTATGGAGACCGAACACCTTGGTAGCAATAGATGGTTTTGTATTTATTACTCCTCCCAAATACAAGCTCTGCTTTTTGAGGGCTCACTGCTATGTACTGGAACTGAATGAAGGGTTTGTTTTATTGTGGGGgggtttcattgttttttttgttgctgttttgttttttgttttttttctccagcagatggaaacagggaaggagagggaggcaaGAAATACTAAACAGTAAGTTTTCTGACTGCACTCCACATGTACCAAGGCACATCACTTTGTTACTGTTAAGCTACAAACTGGAACTCAAACTCTGTAATGGTAAAACAGTCTGGGTTACCTGCAAAGAAGCCCTGGGAAGGCTGGTGTGCTGCTAGCTTATGGCAGTCTACCCATGCTTCACAAGTTgttgaaaaacaaggaaaatcgTAGCAAATACTTCTGGAAAAATCTTGTCTAAgaagcacaaaaaaataaagcagaatgaaTCACTGATTTATAGTCTTGCAAGTATTTCTGATGATATTAATGCTTCCTCTGGCCAGGTTCTTTGTCATCACCTGCAAAGAGCAGGGTTTAATAGTCAGTGCTAGCCTCTAAGCCTTTTGCTATAGTCTGCTGTGGAGAACGCTGCTTCTCCAGACATCCTCTTTCTGATGTTTCCTTTTCAAATCTTAATTTCATCTTGATTTGGTACTAGCCTAGCAGTTGGCATTTCAGTTTGCATATTTAAGCAACAGTAATCACCATGACCTTTCAACACAGCTGAACAAGTAGCAATCCAGTTTCCAAACTAGTTTCTACACTTCTTGTCACTCGGAAAACAGTCAAATTAAGTTTAATATTCTTGTGTGTTTAAAATCCAAACTATTCCTAGTAGTAGTTTATAATGCGGCAGTCTTTACTTTTTTTAGTACCCACACTTAAACTGCTAGCAAACTTTGTTCTATTTGATATACCAGAGATAGTATTTGCAACAAATACTAATCTTCCAGGAGACCTTAACAGAAGAGTATTGTGTTCATCTTGTATACTCCTTCATTAGCCAAGAATTAGAGGATGGCTCTTACCAGCAGAGTGTTAACCTTTGTATGGCTCACTGGGTTTACTGCCCTAATTAGAGATTACTGTATGAAGTATTTTGCTTACCCTCAGTATGGAGACTGCTGCAGGTCAATGCTCCCTCAGGGGCCCAGCACTGCCAGGTTACAGGGCTCCCACTGTTCTTGTCCTGCACACAGAGCTGCTTGCAGAGTACATCCCTCCTGGGCAGAAGGCTGTGTGACACAGGGTGGGGGAGAGCATGCTTGTGACCAGGCTTTGAGCTGTGCCGTTCCCTTTAACAGGTGTGATGGCTCCTTACTACTTTTTCAAGAAACTAGTCTTAAATACCCACCCTTTGTGCAGCTAAGCCAGGGGTGTGACCTCTTTGGTTGGCATCTTCCACAAGCCCTTTGGGTGATCACAGGGAATGGTTTCCATAGGCTCacttttttttaagctgtctTTGTGAATGAGCAAGCTGCAGCAGTTGCTAATGAGAAGATTCTTCAGAGTGTATACGAGTAGACAGAATTACTCATGAGGTAATACATGAAGAAAGctataaacttaaaaaaaatccctttattgCTATTCTAGAGTGTAAGACAACAACTACTAGAATAAAAAATAAGCACAGTGTAACTTCTGCAGTTGTGCCTTTCCCCACCACAGAGCAGATGGAAGCATGTGGCTGTGACACTGCAAGTACCATTAACTGCTCTGGAACCTTCTATTAACAATTTTGTTCCCCAACACTATATGCAAATTCAGTGTGTTTCTTGACAGCATCATTAATGCACTTGTAGAAAGTGCAGCTTATTGTAATGTTGTTTACAATGCTATTCCATAAACAATGACTGTCCCACAGTCTTATGAGGTGCACATCCAGCTTGAAGATGAGCTTATTTGTTAAATTTTTACCAATTACAAGAAGTATTTGAATCTAAGCTGTGACACATCACTTGCATTGGTATCACAGCCATGCCAGGTGAGACTGAAGCAGCACCCATCCACataacaaggtaaaaaaaaaaataaaatcccagaagtatttttaaatggagtGAACACTGACACATCCCAGAAGGTGACTGGCTTGAAAGCAAACATAACTGCAACCCAGTGATGTGGAAGACATGTGGCACTGCCAGTGGGGTCAAGCTTTTCTTCATACATAGGGGACTGGCTCTTAATAACAAAAGCTGAAGTTCTTACCTAATCATTCCAGTTAATGTTTCAACatcattggaaaggagacagagaAAGCAATTTTCAGGCCCTGAACAGAGATCAAGACCTCTATCCTGGAGCCTCCTTCCAGGAGATGCATGCCTGTGCTTTTGGACAGGGAACTGAAACAGAAGTGTCCCCCAGCCCCATGAGTGCTCTAACCACAGCACTGTTTAGCTGCCAAGGGGCAGGTTTTTATATCTCTGTTCCCAGAACACCCCatctggctgcaggcaggggggcTTTAATACTCATTGCTCAGTGTACCAACTCCTGAAGCCACTTTCAGGCACCTCTCTCAAGCAAGTGTGTTAAGGACTGGAGCTACAACAGGCAGTGCTGGGATATCAGAGTCCTTTGAGAGCAGTTTTAGACAGGCTAAGAACCCCTTTTATCTAAAAGCACTTCAACTTTCAATAGGAACTTGCAGTTTGAGAAGTAGAcctttaaaaagtcttttaaaagcacattttctaGTGCTGTTATTCTAAAATCAATCTTAACTTGGCTGCCTGCACAAGCTCTGTCTATGCAATCCTATCAAGCTAGTGCCAAACAGGTGTTGATTCTGGCTTGGCTGGGAGTGACAAATACCACACTCATGGGTAACAGCAGCAAGCAGGGGCACAAGTTTAGCATATTTGCAATCCCACATTCCCCTGATACAGCTGCATCCATGAACATCACTGCttattacagttttcactgtcaCATCTGTCTCAGTTTTGCTTATCCAAAGTGAGGCTCACTGCAACTACAGTTTAACAATGCCTCTCCAGTGCTAGCATCAGAGTCAAACTGACTGCAGCAGCTTGACTCTTACAGCACAGCCCTGTACTGTATCTCACTCCTAAGGGATACAGGTGGAGTCTCTGTTTTAAGCTGCTGCAGCATTAATAATTCTACATATATAAGTTTTGTTCTGAACATGAGACACTCCATACCTCACCCTCTCCTccaaacagaaatctgttttgtgCCTGCTGTAGCAGGGAAGTTTTTGTTTCATTAGATGAACCAGGCATCCCCTCAGCAAGATTACAGTGTACCTTGGGCTGCACGCAGGAAAGAGCTGTGCTATCCAGATCTGAACTAAAGCAGCAGAGGTTCTAAGAAGTGCTCTTTGCTTGTATGATCACATTCAGACTAATGAGAATGGGCAGCAGACACTTATTCTGCATTTACCCCAAGATGCAGAATTTTATACCAAACTGTATAGTATTGCATAGTGAGAGcatgcctctctctctctcaagaTCTGTTTCAAAATCAAGATTTTGCTGGTGGAATTTATGGGGTCTTTATACCTTTTTCATTTTGACGCTACTCTCATTGGTCTCCAGTTTCTGCACCTTAGgtatttgtttaaagaaaatgtagCACAGCCTAAGTCATTGCCCTttgtatttctgcattaaaaGTCTGCCTTAATTCTACTGAATTTATTCCTGCTCTTACAGTGGAAAACCATAGCAGCCTAACACACTTAACTCATTTCAAAGGCTCTACTCTTTTCAGCCATTCCTGTCTGGTGGGGTGGAAATCACAGTGCAACAGCAAGCTTTGAAACAGGCCTACCACCACCAAGACTCAAAGTGGCAGTGACACACAGCAGTACTGCTTGATGACAAACACATGCGGTTCTTTAACTTCGAGAACAAGAACCACTGCATGCTTCAAAGTGAGAGATCAACAGAAACCACTTGTCAGGATGCACTTGACTACCTTACAGCTAGACAGAACAGCCTCCACCAAAGCAAGTCAGATTTGTGTATTCTCAGCCTCCCCCATAACCTGTACAGAAGTGAGGTGTAGAAGCAGCAGCATCCACCCTTGTGCCACACATACATCCACTCAGAAAGTCAAGCATGCCATTTCAGACTGCTTACAAAGGAAAACTGCTTGCATGTGCTGTCTGGTAAGTTTATTACACTTTTCCACCTTACCAGAACACATCTTTGTTAAGTTTATGTTTGAATGCAGCTCTACAATAGGATTGTGTTCGCTACATAGGAGAGAAAATGCTAGTTCTGCTTCAAAgcctttaatttttattgtttctccCTGTATATGTTTTAAGTGTCATTTGCGTTCAAatcattttctccctctgctacttgcctctggaaaaaaaaaaaaaacacaaaacaaaccaaagaggGTTTTCGGGGTTTTAGACTGTTCAGTTAGACATTTCTTAGTTGTATCCCTCAGCATCTCAATGTGTTTCCAGTAGTTTACTTCCAACTTTATGTATTTCTGATCATAAGCTTGAAGAAGCATGTGGATTCTCAGGAAGTTGCCTGTTGCAGTGCTTGGACTTGCTGTCCAAACAGCATTATAACAGGAATATATCAATAGAATATGTACAGGAATTTACTTTTCAAGATAAATAAAATTAGTATTATAGTGCAGAACTTACTTCTGAGAAAGCAAGCCACATCTGTTCCCACTAATGGCCCCACAGATTCCTTCAACAGCTCAACTGTCCCAGCTGTCTGTTCAGAATGTGTTCTTTACATTATAGGGTCTTTGCTGGAAAAGTTATAACCAAGTTAACATTCTGTATTAGTGTGACAATTCTGCAGGAGTTAGGAGTGACATAAATGTCTttacagaaacacacaaaaataatcaaTCACGCTGAAACACAAGCTTCAAACTTAAAAGAACAGGCagacttgtttccttttttttttttttatttgggaaaagTGCTTCTTACAAAAGGCAGCTGCAAAACAATACGTTATAGACCTCATAACAATTTCTCATTCCATTTAAAAGTGAAAGGAGAGGCAGTCTAGGGGACAAGAGCAGCAGGAGAACAGATCACGGGGCATCCACGAGTCAATAAAAAACAGCAATAACGTAATGCAAGGTTAAAATTCCTGTGCTGGGGCTTTGGTGGCAAAGTAATTTCTCAATGCAAATTACAGCCAGAAACTGCATGACTGCCTTTGTAAGCAGTAACTCACATAAACTGAACAGCTTTACCAGGCAACCTGCCCAACTCAGATGCCGAGAGGCACGTGTACCTCAAACCAGCCAAGAGGCACAGCAATTTCCTAGCAAAGCGCACAGCTTAAGCGGTTACAGCAAGTTCTAAAACTTACAGAGCAATAAAGCTAAAGGGGCCTCTCTGGTATTCCTCTGACCCCACCTTGGCTAACCGGATTTCTGCTCCTGGACAACCCTAATCATACACATGAAAGAGAGCTGGTGTATTAGGGAGTGTCATCTATTAAGTTAAGCGATAGTCAAGATCACTGCCACAGACTGGGCTGAGACCACTAAACCAGTTTCATGTCCAATTGGAGGCTAGACTTCATGCACCAAGAGGGGATGAAagatggttttgttatttttaacttACACAGAGTCTCCCCATCCTTGAGGTCCAACTCTACATTTATCTGTATATACACATAGAGAGTTCTCCTTTCACAAAGACATTTTCCTTTCATGCTAAACACAGTAAAAACCCAGAACGTTCACACCTGGTTCTGGTTACACAGTAGTAATAGTAATGTGCAAGTAAACAAGAGACCAAAATCACAAATGAAGACGTGTACATGAGGGGGCTGGAACGGAGCTGATGCCAGAAAGAATTTGTATCTGGCCTGAAGTCAGCAATATTGGTACAGAGACAGAAAAGAGGCCATCAGCCAATTTACATCCCCACTGCATGGCCACTGCTCATTTTTGTATCTGGGCTCTTCAAAATGAGTGTGGAAGTCCTGTAAACACTTTAACCCTGGAACTGGGTGAACTCTGTTGGTTACACAGATGAAGCAACAAATCTAAGCTAACTGTTTGACAGTTAAACTCATTTTTACAAAAACTAacaatttaaagatttatttcttgttattggtttaaacagaggaaaaacaacactcctggggtgggagagggtgGGAAGAGACAGACCCTGGGTAAAAGTTATTACAACAGCACCTGGAATTGATCGGCCTGCCTAGGAGAAACACAGGCACTGCCACAACACCACAGGTAATAGCTACTGCCTGAAGCCAAGACAACAGTCCACACTCCACTGACAGGTGCTATAGATCCAAGTCGTAATAATCTTCCAGCTCATCATGAAACAAGTCCCACTCGTCCTCAGAATCTGTTAGCTCATCATCACCTCCTGCTGCCAACAGCATAAGCAACATCTCACCAAGCTCAAAGGTCACCACCTCATCCTCATCGGTCTCGAACGGATCACCGTTCTCCCGCTCCTCGATGAACTCCCAGAACCGATTCCTCCGCTGGGCCTGCAAGTGGAACACAAGTATTTCCCCAGGTGACCAAGTGGTATGAGTCTTCCCAGAGGCTGACCAGGAGCAACCCCCAGCATACTTTCTGACATGCAAAAAGCAGTGTTTCTCTTTCAGGGAGATATTGACCTCCAGTAGAATTTACCCTTACACACCTCTATTAATGCTACCCAGTATTTCTACTTCAGTATGTTGGTGTACtaggaaagcttttaaaaattcactcTTTGCATCTTGGCCTCCAACATTCCCAAACTTTACACCACCACCTCCTTCACATTCACCATTACAGAGGTCTATCGGAAGTGAAAAAAACAAGAGTCAACATTTCCCTGTCCTCTTCTCTAGGCAGCTGATTTAATGCACACCCCTCTTGCGCTCACTCtgaaaagaaaggacaaaacacagcagcactgacccGGTATCTACTTGATGCTCCCACTTTGGGTCTCTGTGGCTCCTCTCGGCGACCATCGGGATATGCATGTTTGTAAAAACAGTTCCCTCCAAACGGACAGCTCCCACGGCCTTCGTCAAAATACCTGCATGGCTTGTTGCTGGAAAGGAAAATATCGCAACCCTTACTCACAGCAGACCCCAACCAGACTTCAGAATTGCTTTTACCTGTAGTCCAAAAGGATCTCAGGTACCATTTGCAGCTGAAGGTATTTTGTCAGTATAACCCCTACGCGCAGAAATGACGTACTACACAACGTGTGTGGGTTGATGCATGCACAGGGACACTGATAGCTTGCAGCACACAAGCTCGTTCTACCTTGTGGCTACACCACCAGCGTTTTGTGTATAGAAGGGAAAGACTGAGGTCAAAGAACACAGGAATAGCTTCGTGACTGTGTGGCTGCATGCATCTGTGAGCAGACAGGTAAGGACGCACTTCACACGTGCTGGTGGAAAGGAGGTGTGAGAGCGCTTTACATCAACACCCTTCTTCTCCAGGTGTGCTTTTATCTCTGCTGGCTCAACTTGACAAAAGGCTGCAGGGCTCATACCTCATTGCCTCCTTGTATTTCTGAATGAGTTTctgcttctcttccttctcctccacccAGTACTCACTTGGAATGACAAAGTTAGATGTGATCCGACATTCTGGGCAGGACCTGGGGAATGAACAGACTGCGCTGCAAAATTCCACATTACAGGGCGTTCTCTCTCCTATATAAGTCATGGTATATATCCATCTTTAAAAGATGTATTGTACCCACATACTTGCTGTATGGGCTTTTCAATCTAAATTCTCTTACACATGAAGATAACCTAAACTCTCTTCAAGAGCTC from Athene noctua chromosome 3, bAthNoc1.hap1.1, whole genome shotgun sequence encodes the following:
- the RAB19 gene encoding ras-related protein Rab-19, giving the protein MPFPGSGADDAFDYLFKIILIGDSNVGKTCVVHRFKTGQYNEKQQNTIGVDFTVRSMDIDGKKVKIQVWDTAGQERFRTITQSYYRSAHGAILAYDLTRRSTFESIPHWIHEIEKYGAANLVMMLIGNKSDSLDKRQVLFEDACTLAEKHGLLAVLETSAKEAQNVEEVFMLMAKELIARNTLQLHGENPPNSIYLDSRPVIASPSVEKTQCLC